A genomic window from Solanum dulcamara chromosome 11, daSolDulc1.2, whole genome shotgun sequence includes:
- the LOC129873789 gene encoding uncharacterized protein LOC129873789 isoform X1, whose amino-acid sequence MSERKLVVLGIPWDVDTEGLREYMIKYGDLEDCIVMKERATGRSRGFGYVTFATVEDAKNALSKEHFLGNRMLEVKVATPKEEMRAPAKKVTRIFVARIPPSVSEATFRGYFEKFGEITDLYMPKDPSTKGHRGIGFITFANAESVDDLMSDTHELGGSTIVVDRATPKAKDFRPVSRMSQGGGYGAYNAYISATTRYAALGAPTLYDHPSSMYGRGGGGGGGGFPSRGGMGQKIFVGRLPQEATTEDLRQYFGRFGRVLDVYVPKDPRRPGHRGFGFVTFADDGVADRVSRRPHEICGHQVAIDSATPLDDAGPSNNYMMDPPPPAPEAYGGYGGPMRSYGRMYGGLDYDDWGYGLGGGRPSRADMRYRPY is encoded by the exons ATGTCGGAGAGGAAGCTCGTG GTTTTAGGCATCCCATGGGACGTGGATACAGAAGGTTTAAGAGAATATATGATCAAATACGGAGACTTGGAGGACTGTATTGTGATGAAG GAACGTGCTACTGGTCGTTCTCGTGGATTTGGCTATGTCACATTTGCTACAGTTGAGGATGCTAAG AATGCATTGTCTAAGGAACACTTTCTTGGAAACAGAATGCTAGAAGTGAAAGTGGCGACACCAAAG GAGGAGATGAGGGCTCCTGCAAAGAAAGTGACCCGGATTTTCGTTGCTAGGATTCCTCCGTCTGTGTCTGAAGCTACTTTCAGAGG TTATTTTGAGAAGTTTGGTGAAATAACAGATCTATACATGCCAAAG GATCCATCTACCAAGGGACATCGTGGAATTGGGTTTATTACTTTTGCAAATGCTG AATCAGTTGATGATCTGATGAGTGACACGCACGAACTGGGAGGTTCCACAATTGTGGTTGACCGAGCAACACCCAAGGCAA AAGATTTCAGACCTGTTAGTCGGATGTCTCAGGGTGGAGGATATGGTGCATATAATGCATATATTAGTGCAACCACTAGATATGCTGCGCTTGGTGCTCCAACCTTATATGATCATCCTAGTTCTATGTATGGAA gaggaggaggaggaggtggAGGAGGATTTCCATCTCGTGGCGGCATGGGCCAGAAGATCTTTGTTGGCCGACTACCTCAAGAGGCAACAACTGAAGATCTTCGCCAGTATTTTGGTAGATTTGGCCGTGTTTTAGATGTCTATGTTCCAAAG GATCCCAGAAGACCAGGGCACAGAGGGTTCGGTTTTGTTACATTTGCTGACGATGGTGTTGCGGATCGTGTTTCTCGAAGGCCTCATGAGATATGTGGACATCAG GTTGCAATTGATTCTGCCACTCCCCTTGATGATGCTGGTCCAAGTAATAATTACATGATGGATCCTCCTCCTCCTGCTCCTGAAGCATATGGGGGATACGGTGGTCCTATGCGTTCCTATGGCAGGATGTATGGGGGCCTAGATTATGATGAT TGGGGTTACGGCCTGGGTGGGGGAAGACCTTCAAGAGCAGATATGAGATACAGGCCCTACTAG
- the LOC129873789 gene encoding uncharacterized protein LOC129873789 isoform X2: MSERKLVVLGIPWDVDTEGLREYMIKYGDLEDCIVMKERATGRSRGFGYVTFATVEDAKNALSKEHFLGNRMLEVKVATPKEEMRAPAKKVTRIFVARIPPSVSEATFRGYFEKFGEITDLYMPKDPSTKGHRGIGFITFANAESVDDLMSDTHELGGSTIVVDRATPKAKDFRPVSRMSQGGGYGAYNAYISATTRYAALGAPTLYDHPSSMYGRGGGGGGGFPSRGGMGQKIFVGRLPQEATTEDLRQYFGRFGRVLDVYVPKDPRRPGHRGFGFVTFADDGVADRVSRRPHEICGHQVAIDSATPLDDAGPSNNYMMDPPPPAPEAYGGYGGPMRSYGRMYGGLDYDDWGYGLGGGRPSRADMRYRPY, from the exons ATGTCGGAGAGGAAGCTCGTG GTTTTAGGCATCCCATGGGACGTGGATACAGAAGGTTTAAGAGAATATATGATCAAATACGGAGACTTGGAGGACTGTATTGTGATGAAG GAACGTGCTACTGGTCGTTCTCGTGGATTTGGCTATGTCACATTTGCTACAGTTGAGGATGCTAAG AATGCATTGTCTAAGGAACACTTTCTTGGAAACAGAATGCTAGAAGTGAAAGTGGCGACACCAAAG GAGGAGATGAGGGCTCCTGCAAAGAAAGTGACCCGGATTTTCGTTGCTAGGATTCCTCCGTCTGTGTCTGAAGCTACTTTCAGAGG TTATTTTGAGAAGTTTGGTGAAATAACAGATCTATACATGCCAAAG GATCCATCTACCAAGGGACATCGTGGAATTGGGTTTATTACTTTTGCAAATGCTG AATCAGTTGATGATCTGATGAGTGACACGCACGAACTGGGAGGTTCCACAATTGTGGTTGACCGAGCAACACCCAAGGCAA AAGATTTCAGACCTGTTAGTCGGATGTCTCAGGGTGGAGGATATGGTGCATATAATGCATATATTAGTGCAACCACTAGATATGCTGCGCTTGGTGCTCCAACCTTATATGATCATCCTAGTTCTATGTATGGAA gaggaggaggaggtggAGGAGGATTTCCATCTCGTGGCGGCATGGGCCAGAAGATCTTTGTTGGCCGACTACCTCAAGAGGCAACAACTGAAGATCTTCGCCAGTATTTTGGTAGATTTGGCCGTGTTTTAGATGTCTATGTTCCAAAG GATCCCAGAAGACCAGGGCACAGAGGGTTCGGTTTTGTTACATTTGCTGACGATGGTGTTGCGGATCGTGTTTCTCGAAGGCCTCATGAGATATGTGGACATCAG GTTGCAATTGATTCTGCCACTCCCCTTGATGATGCTGGTCCAAGTAATAATTACATGATGGATCCTCCTCCTCCTGCTCCTGAAGCATATGGGGGATACGGTGGTCCTATGCGTTCCTATGGCAGGATGTATGGGGGCCTAGATTATGATGAT TGGGGTTACGGCCTGGGTGGGGGAAGACCTTCAAGAGCAGATATGAGATACAGGCCCTACTAG
- the LOC129873787 gene encoding uncharacterized protein LOC129873787 isoform X2, protein MKQNSSSGLYTSPATPEYGDNNVRGFQKGWSSERVPLPTNSGRRHISTTALMPFNSGRTVPSKWDDAERWITSPVSSYGVWRTPNAQTYRRPKSKSGPLGAPGRMYLPNYSPSVPILEDGSISNFIANSPFTTGVLVPDGVSIHYGADGNSGGLYAENSMARATSAPGLSDLFSESSVPSSPDSVSCAASRRDMATQMSPDGSTHASPQERTSSIPPGVEQSNQHDTKVEIRDVQVDKGALISGLSRKSRVRKPKKELPDVSESISPWDVADGAKSMSKLQREEARIAAWENLQKAKAEAEIQKLEMKLEKRRSASMDKILNKLRHAQVKAQDMRRATSESQPRQSQRDSNRLIPFREYFKIASFGSCFVCRTP, encoded by the exons ATGAAGCAGAATTCTAGTTCGGGTTTATATACAAGCCCAGCAACACCAGAATATGGAGATAATAATGTCAGAGGATTTCAGAAAGGCTGGAGTTCCGAACGAGTCCCATTGCCGACTAACAGCGGCAGGAGGCATATTAGTACCACTGCATTGATGCCTTTCAATAGTGGAAGGACAGTGCCTTCAAAATGGGATGATGCTGAAAGGTGGATTACTAGCCCAGTGTCAAGTTATGGCGTTTGGAGAACTCCAAATGCACAAACCTACAGGCGCCCCAAGTCAAAAAGTGGACCGCTTGGGGCACCTGGCCGTATGTACTTACCGAACTATTCGCCCTCTGTGCCAATCTTAGAAGATGGAAGTATAAGTAACTTCATTGCAAATTCACCATTTACAACAGGTGTACTGGTCCCTGATGGTGTATCCATTCATTATGGTGCTGACGGAAACTCTGGTGGTCTATATGCTGAGAATAGTATGGCTCGAGCAACTAGTGCTCCTGGTCTGTCGGATTTGTTCAGTGAATCTTCAGTACCAAGCTCCCCAG ATTCTGTTTCCTGTGCAGCTTCGAGGAGAGATATGGCAACACAAATGAGCCCTGACGGCAGTACACATGCTTCTCCCCAAGAAAGGACATCTTCAATCCCTCCTGGAGTGGAGCAGAGCAATCAGCATGATACTAAAGTCGAGATTAGAGACGTGCAGGTTGACAAAGGAGCCCTCATTTCAGGGCTATCTCGGAAAAGCCGGGTGAGGAAACCCAAGAAAGAATTACCAGATGTGAGTGAGTCTATTTCACCATGGGATGTTGCAGATGGAGCGAAGAGCATGTCAAA GTTGCAAAGAGAGGAAGCAAGGATCGCTGCTTGGGAGAACTTGCAGAAGGCCAAAGCTGAAGCAGAAATCCAAAAGCTTGAG ATGAAACTAGAAAAGAGGAGGTCGGCATCCATGGATAAGATTCTGAACAAGCTTAGACATGCTCAGGTGAAGGCCCAAGATATGAGACGTGCAACTTCAGAAAGTCAGCCCCGTCAGTCTCAAAGGGATTCCAACAGACTCATTCCGTTTAGGGAGTATTTCAAGATTGCCTCATTTGGCAGTTGCTTTGTTTGCCGTACCCCTTAA
- the LOC129873787 gene encoding uncharacterized protein LOC129873787 isoform X3, giving the protein MKQNSSSGLYTSPATPEYGDNNVRGFQKGWSSERVPLPTNSGRRHISTTALMPFNSGRTVPSKWDDAERWITSPVSSYGVWRTPNAQTYRRPKSKSGPLGAPGRMYLPNYSPSVPILEDGSISNFIANSPFTTGVLVPDGVSIHYGADGNSGGLYAENSMARATSAPGLSDLFSESSVPSSPASRRDMATQMSPDGSTHASPQERTSSIPPGVEQSNQHDTKVEIRDVQVDKGALISGLSRKSRVRKPKKELPDVSESISPWDVADGAKSMSKLQREEARIAAWENLQKAKAEAEIQKLEMKLEKRRSASMDKILNKLRHAQVKAQDMRRATSESQPRQSQRDSNRLIPFREYFKIASFGSCFVCRTP; this is encoded by the exons ATGAAGCAGAATTCTAGTTCGGGTTTATATACAAGCCCAGCAACACCAGAATATGGAGATAATAATGTCAGAGGATTTCAGAAAGGCTGGAGTTCCGAACGAGTCCCATTGCCGACTAACAGCGGCAGGAGGCATATTAGTACCACTGCATTGATGCCTTTCAATAGTGGAAGGACAGTGCCTTCAAAATGGGATGATGCTGAAAGGTGGATTACTAGCCCAGTGTCAAGTTATGGCGTTTGGAGAACTCCAAATGCACAAACCTACAGGCGCCCCAAGTCAAAAAGTGGACCGCTTGGGGCACCTGGCCGTATGTACTTACCGAACTATTCGCCCTCTGTGCCAATCTTAGAAGATGGAAGTATAAGTAACTTCATTGCAAATTCACCATTTACAACAGGTGTACTGGTCCCTGATGGTGTATCCATTCATTATGGTGCTGACGGAAACTCTGGTGGTCTATATGCTGAGAATAGTATGGCTCGAGCAACTAGTGCTCCTGGTCTGTCGGATTTGTTCAGTGAATCTTCAGTACCAAGCTCCCCAG CTTCGAGGAGAGATATGGCAACACAAATGAGCCCTGACGGCAGTACACATGCTTCTCCCCAAGAAAGGACATCTTCAATCCCTCCTGGAGTGGAGCAGAGCAATCAGCATGATACTAAAGTCGAGATTAGAGACGTGCAGGTTGACAAAGGAGCCCTCATTTCAGGGCTATCTCGGAAAAGCCGGGTGAGGAAACCCAAGAAAGAATTACCAGATGTGAGTGAGTCTATTTCACCATGGGATGTTGCAGATGGAGCGAAGAGCATGTCAAA GTTGCAAAGAGAGGAAGCAAGGATCGCTGCTTGGGAGAACTTGCAGAAGGCCAAAGCTGAAGCAGAAATCCAAAAGCTTGAG ATGAAACTAGAAAAGAGGAGGTCGGCATCCATGGATAAGATTCTGAACAAGCTTAGACATGCTCAGGTGAAGGCCCAAGATATGAGACGTGCAACTTCAGAAAGTCAGCCCCGTCAGTCTCAAAGGGATTCCAACAGACTCATTCCGTTTAGGGAGTATTTCAAGATTGCCTCATTTGGCAGTTGCTTTGTTTGCCGTACCCCTTAA
- the LOC129873787 gene encoding uncharacterized protein LOC129873787 isoform X1 — protein sequence MKQNSSSGLYTSPATPEYGDNNVRGFQKGWSSERVPLPTNSGRRHISTTALMPFNSGRTVPSKWDDAERWITSPVSSYGVWRTPNAQTYRRPKSKSGPLGAPGRMYLPNYSPSVPILEDGSISNFIANSPFTTGVLVPDGVSIHYGADGNSGGLYAENSMARATSAPGLSDLFSESSVPSSPDDDKKEPDSVSCAASRRDMATQMSPDGSTHASPQERTSSIPPGVEQSNQHDTKVEIRDVQVDKGALISGLSRKSRVRKPKKELPDVSESISPWDVADGAKSMSKLQREEARIAAWENLQKAKAEAEIQKLEMKLEKRRSASMDKILNKLRHAQVKAQDMRRATSESQPRQSQRDSNRLIPFREYFKIASFGSCFVCRTP from the exons ATGAAGCAGAATTCTAGTTCGGGTTTATATACAAGCCCAGCAACACCAGAATATGGAGATAATAATGTCAGAGGATTTCAGAAAGGCTGGAGTTCCGAACGAGTCCCATTGCCGACTAACAGCGGCAGGAGGCATATTAGTACCACTGCATTGATGCCTTTCAATAGTGGAAGGACAGTGCCTTCAAAATGGGATGATGCTGAAAGGTGGATTACTAGCCCAGTGTCAAGTTATGGCGTTTGGAGAACTCCAAATGCACAAACCTACAGGCGCCCCAAGTCAAAAAGTGGACCGCTTGGGGCACCTGGCCGTATGTACTTACCGAACTATTCGCCCTCTGTGCCAATCTTAGAAGATGGAAGTATAAGTAACTTCATTGCAAATTCACCATTTACAACAGGTGTACTGGTCCCTGATGGTGTATCCATTCATTATGGTGCTGACGGAAACTCTGGTGGTCTATATGCTGAGAATAGTATGGCTCGAGCAACTAGTGCTCCTGGTCTGTCGGATTTGTTCAGTGAATCTTCAGTACCAAGCTCCCCAG ATGATGACAAGAAGGAACCAGATTCTGTTTCCTGTGCAGCTTCGAGGAGAGATATGGCAACACAAATGAGCCCTGACGGCAGTACACATGCTTCTCCCCAAGAAAGGACATCTTCAATCCCTCCTGGAGTGGAGCAGAGCAATCAGCATGATACTAAAGTCGAGATTAGAGACGTGCAGGTTGACAAAGGAGCCCTCATTTCAGGGCTATCTCGGAAAAGCCGGGTGAGGAAACCCAAGAAAGAATTACCAGATGTGAGTGAGTCTATTTCACCATGGGATGTTGCAGATGGAGCGAAGAGCATGTCAAA GTTGCAAAGAGAGGAAGCAAGGATCGCTGCTTGGGAGAACTTGCAGAAGGCCAAAGCTGAAGCAGAAATCCAAAAGCTTGAG ATGAAACTAGAAAAGAGGAGGTCGGCATCCATGGATAAGATTCTGAACAAGCTTAGACATGCTCAGGTGAAGGCCCAAGATATGAGACGTGCAACTTCAGAAAGTCAGCCCCGTCAGTCTCAAAGGGATTCCAACAGACTCATTCCGTTTAGGGAGTATTTCAAGATTGCCTCATTTGGCAGTTGCTTTGTTTGCCGTACCCCTTAA